From one Pieris brassicae chromosome 5, ilPieBrab1.1, whole genome shotgun sequence genomic stretch:
- the LOC123709866 gene encoding multiple C2 and transmembrane domain-containing protein-like produces the protein MEIDKDGRKEKNSIRSRHISKLHERVQTKYCEMQKKLEKAKTADLLACVKEDHNTKLVPLNANVLQEDKSHNFMATQMTVEVDDAKGNGNSTSREIVYDEAIISGRNVVPIVELLINDDNNIQKSENASLFDLSFKGSLESLAEVKDDALSDDCTEPASSAPKSIRSRIRLRIREARKRKQEKEKNDKNKRRNSYSNVEKLILSNTTKRDITTRVTKKCKIATVTIALIEVAGFNVLEEEKPRYVGCRIRLGSEKRKSKMIKTNNSKVMFQELHHFNLYEDEHTLEIVVWDKDVKVGRHTIDLSRIEKEKTKKIQVLLDDSEIQIFYLLTISGISDINTLYNMYDNDAGEAKHLRRKYKWYRLCDTSDVGWLNVIVYGAKGLNGNDCYCILSLNNERVFTATDNKTNAPSWMKVFHFQVTDITSILEVTVYDEKKGEEVGNISIPLLNIEPGKKWYALKESTQRERARGNNPRILLEMEVSWNLIKASLKVLTPKEVNVMESEEKLDRHLLARNIARGRVIVMWLVDALRILKSCFEWQSRKANIISLICWLFFCYFFKTWMLPLLLLLPFCVYRPLADGKKQIPKEEENFQKEKEDKSLRQRIQDFQETIQTIQNFVGKVASLGESIKNLYNFSVPFVSFLAIFLISIIACIMFLIPLQYILMVWGIHKFTRKILKPNRVPHSEILDLLSRVPDDINLTNCQEIPLEEISDDNEF, from the exons atggaAATTGACAAAGATGGaaggaaagaaaaaaattcaatacgaAGTAGACATATATCAAAATTACACGAGAGAGtgcaaacaaaatattgtgaaatgcaAAAGAAGTTAGAAAAAGCAAAGACTGCAGATCTTTTAGCATGTGTTAAAGAAGatcataatacaaaattagttCCACTAAATGCAaatgttttacaagaggaTAAAAGTCATAACTTCATGGCAACGCAGATGACAGTAGAAGTAGATGATGCTAAAGGGAATGGGAATTCCACTTCCCGTGAAATTGTATATGACGAGGCTATTATTAGTGGAAGAAATGTTGTACCCATAGTCGAGTTGCTAATAAACGATgacaataatatacaaaaaagtgaAAACGCTTCCCTCTTTGACTTATCATTTAAGGGAAGTCTTGAATC ACTAGCCGAAGTTAAAGATGACGCGTTAAGTGATGACTGCACAGAACCCGCGTCCTCAGCACCAAAATCAATCCGAAGTCGTATTCGCTTAAGAATAAGAGAAGCTAGAAAGCGAAAAcaggaaaaagaaaagaacgataaaaacaaaagaagaaaTTCGTACAGTAATGTTGAAAAG CTGATTTTATCGAATACTACAAAGAGAGACATAACAACAAGGGTTACTAAGAAGTGTAAAATTGCGACTGTCACCATTGCTCTAATAGAAGTTGCAGGGTTTAACGTACTTGAGGAAGAAAAACCTCGATACGTTGGCTGTCGTATTAG attAGGATCAGAAAAACGTAAATCtaaaatgattaaaacaaacaactcAAAAGTCATGTTTCAAGAATTAcaccattttaatttatatgaggATGAACATACATTAGAAATCGTTGTTTGGGACAAGGACGTTAAAGTAGGAAG ACACACAATAGATCTGTCTAGAATAGAAaaggaaaaaactaaaaaaatacaagtacTCTTAGATGACTCGGAaatccaaatattttatttactaacaatCAGTGGAATTTCGGATATTAATACTTTGTACAATATGTATGATAATGACGCAGGAGAGGCTAAACATTTGAGAAGAAAGtat AAATGGTATCGTCTATGCGACACATCAGACGTTGGATGGTTAAACGTCATAGTCTATGGTGCAAAAGGCTTAAACGGAAATGATTGTTACTGTATCCTCTCGTTGAACAATGAAAGGGTGTTTACAGCGACAGACAATAAAACTAATGCACCAAGTTGGATGAAAGTGTTTCATTT CCAAGTCACTGACATAACTTCAATATTAGAGGTAACAGTTTACGATGAAAAGAAAGGCGAGGAGGTGGGAAATATTTCAATACCTCTTCTGAACATTGAGCCTGGGAAAAAATGGTACGCATTGAAAGAAAGCACGCAACGCGAACGTGCCAGGGGAAATAACCCGAGAATATTATTGGAAATGGAAGTGTCTTGGAATCTT ATCAAGGCttcattgaaagttttaacaCCTAAGGAAGTTAATGTAATGGAATCAGAAGAAAAGCTTGACAGACATTTACTGGCTCGAAACATAGCAAGAGGAAGAGTTATAGTTATGTGGCTGGTTGATGCGTTGCGGATATTAAA ATCATGCTTTGAATGGCAATCAAGGAAAGCCAACATTATATCGCTAATCTGttggttatttttttgttacttttttaaaacctGGATGCTAccattactattattgttgCCTTTCTGTGTTTATCGACCTCTGGCGGATG gtaaaaaacaaataccaaAAGAAGaggaaaattttcaaaaagaaaag GAAGACAAGTCCCTACGTCAGAGAATCCAAGATTTCCAAGAAACGATTCAAACAATTCAAAACTTTGTTGGTAAAGTAGCAAGCCTTGGTGAAAGTATTAAGAA CTTATACAATTTTTCAGTGCCTTTCGTAAGTTTTTTGGCAATTTTCCTCATCTCCATAATTGCgtgtattatgtttttaataccacttcaatacattttaatggTATGGG GTATCCATAAATtcacaagaaaaatattgaaaccCAACAGAGTACCTCATAGTGAAATATTAGATTTGCTCTCTAGAGTTCCTGATGATATCAATTTG actAACTGTCAAGAAATACCACTAGAAGAGATATCGGATGATAATGAATTTTGA
- the LOC123710428 gene encoding cysteine sulfinic acid decarboxylase, which yields MPADSVIVAGEKIEEVLFQSLTDRSKHEDFLRRAVDFLMERVVFARSNRSSKVVEWAAPEDIKKIIDLKPREEAVSHEQLLTFMADVARYSVNTAHPYFVNQLFSSVDPYGLIGQWLTDALNPSVYTFEVAPVFTLMEEEVLKEMRKIVGWADGDGIFCPGGSISNGYAISCARFHKFPQIKTKGVYSVPNLILFTSELAHYSTKKLSSFMGIGSDNCVTVKTDKYGKMDVIDLETKITGAIKKGSSPFMVTATSGTTVFGAFDPLIPISTICKKYGIWLHVDAAWGGGALMSRKHRHLLKGIELADSVTWNPHKLLAAPQQCSTFLTRHKNLLAQGHSSNAQYLFQKDKFYDTSYDTGDKHIQCGRRADVLKFWFMWKAKGSEGFEKHIDKLFDNADYFLQHIRLREGFKLVLDKPECTNIMFWYVPRCLRGSENDPDYNERLHKVAPKIKEKMIKEGSMMVTYQPQGTLVNFFRIVFQNSALDHKDMVYFANEFDRLGSDIIV from the exons atgcctgCCGATTCAGTTATTGTAGCGGGGGAAAAGATAGAAGAAGTTCTCTTCCAAAGCCTTACAGACAGGTCAAAGCATGAGGACTTTTTGCGACGCGCCGTGGATTTTTTGATGGAGAGAGTGGTCTTCGCAAGATCTAACCGATCATCGAAAGTTGTGGAGTGGGCTGCGCCTGAGGATATTAAGAAGATTATAGATTTAAAGCCTCGAGAAGAAGCTGTTTCTCATGAGCAACTGTTGACGTTTATGGCTGAT gttgCTCGTTATTCAGTAAATACGGCGCATCCGTATTTCGTAAACCAGCTCTTCTCTTCCGTGGATCCATACGGTCTTATTGGCCAGTGGTTGACAGATGCTCTTAACCCCAGCGTGTATACGTTTGAAGTGGCACCAGTCTTCACCTTAATGGAGGAAgaagttttaaaagaaatgagAAAGATTGTTGGGTGGGCGGATGGAGATGGAATTTTTTGTCCTGGAGGCTCTATTTCCAATGGTTATGCGATCAGCTGCGCACGATTTCATAAATTTCCACAGATCAAA ACGAAAGGCGTATACTCAGTACCAAActtgatattatttacatcCGAGTTAGCACATTATTCTACTAAAAAGTTATCTTCGTTCATGGGAATTGGTAGTGACAATTGTGTTACAGTTAAAACAGATAAATATGGCAAAATGGATGTTATCGACTTGGAAACAAAGATAACTGGTGCCATAAAGAAAGGTTCATCGCCATTTATGGTGACCGCCACCTCCGGAACAACTGTGTTCGGAGCGTTCGATCCTTTAATCCCAATATCCACTATTTGTAAAAAGTACGGGATTTGGTTACATGTTGATGCGGCCTGGGGAGGCGGAGCGCTGATGTCAAGAAAACATAGACATCTTTTAAAAGGAATCGAGTT agcAGATTCAGTAACCTGGAATCcacataaattattagcaGCCCCGCAGCAGTGTTCCACATTCCTAACCCGACACAAGAACCTACTTGCCCAGGGCCACTCGTCGAACGCGCAGTACCTTTTTCAAAAAGACAAATTCTACGATACGTCCTACGACACTGGTGACAAACATATCCAATGCGGAAGGCGAGCGGACGTCCTTAAATTTTGGTTCATGTGGAAAGCGAAAGGAAGTGAAGGGTTCGAGAAGCATATCGATAAACTTTTTGACAACGCTGACTATTTCCTACAGCATATTAGACTTCGTGAGGGATTCAAATTAGTTCTTGATAAACCAGAATGTACCAATATTATGTTTTGGTATGTACCAAGGTGCCTCCGTGGAAGTGAAAATGACCCTGACTATAACGAAAGATTACATAAGGTCGCGCCAAAAATTAAAGAGAAAATGATCAAGGAAGGTTCTATGATGGTCACCTATCAACCGCAAGGGACACTTGTAAATTTCTTTCGCattgtttttcaaaattcaGCCTTGGACCACAAGGATATGGTCTACTTTGCTAATGAGTTCGACCGTCTTGGCTCAgacataattgtttaa
- the LOC123709258 gene encoding serine/threonine-protein kinase RIO1 — MSDGQFSDYEEDLPAKVKSVRFAETPTYKNISTDEDDLDSDDYFYDSDDPTQGSRKKNHVNPQAPTNKVTSYQPTEKLFKKYVNRINVDHYEPSNNTQKFIEMNDRKNDSDRIRIKDKHDRATAEQVMDPRTKMILFKLLNRGIINEINGCISTGKEANVYHATSKDGRDFAVKIFKTSILIFKDRDKYVSGEYRFRNGYCRSNPRKMVKTWAEKEMRNLVRLFNAQLNVPEPIILRSHVLVMTFMGENGWPSPKLKDVEISQTTARTLYRDCIFMMWKMFNICKLVHADLSEYNLLYHNGNIVMIDVSQSVEHDHPHAFEFLRKDCTNISEFFRKRGVATLTVKELFDFITDSTINESNLEECMEKLSEKVASRNFEEMTAQEQIEEETFKNVYIPKTLTEVINYERDINKAKKGDTADLIYKKIAGFNEDLSTVDKPDILQEDNISESGSGSDSESNEDDDNNETKFKNSARPRDESPNTKKARKKAVKEEQAERRKTKTKKHIKKRRDKGNSKK, encoded by the exons ATGAGTGATGGTCAATTTAGTGACTACGAGGAAGATTTACCTGCTAAGGTTAAATCTGTACGG tTTGCAGAAACacctacttataaaaatataagtactGACGAGGACGATCTTGATTCAGATGACTATTTTTATGATTCCGATGATCCTACACAAGGGTCAAGGAAAAAGAACCATGTCAACCCTCAAGCTCCTACGAATAAAGTAACATCATACCAGCCAACTGAAAaacttttcaaaaaatatgttaatcgGATTAATGTCGACCACTATGAACCCTCCAACAATACCCAAAAATTCATAGAAATGAATGACAGAAAAAATGACAGTGATAGAATAAGAATAAAAGACAAACATGATCGAGCTACAGCAGAGCAGGTCATGGATCCAAGGACTAAAATGATTCTTTTTAAGCTTCTTAATAGGGGAatcattaatgaaattaatggCTGTATATCAACAGGAAAAGAAGCTAATGTTTATCATGCTACATCAAAAGATGGCAGAGACTTTGCtgttaagatttttaaaacatcaatTCTAATATTCAAAGACAGGGATAAGTATGTTTCAGGAGAATATAGGTTTAGAAATGGTTATTGCCGTTCTAACCCTAGAAAAATGGTAAAAACCTGGGCAGAAAAGGAAATGAGAAACCTAGTTAGGCTGTTTAATGCCCAATTAAATGTTCCTGAACCGATAATACTTCGGAGTCATGTCTTAGTGATGACATTTATGGGTGAAAATGGCTGGCCATCACCAAAATTAAAAGATGTTGAGATATCACAAACTACAGCACGTACTCTGTATAGagattgtatttttatgatgTGGAAAATGTTCAATATATGTAAACTAGTACATGCCGACTTATCTGAATATAATTTGCTTTACCATAATGGCAATATTGTTATGATTGATGTTTCACAATCTGTAGAACATGATCATCCACATGCTTTTGAGTTTTTACGTAAAGATTGTACAAATATATCTGAGTTCTTTAGGAAAAGGGGTGTTGCTACATTAACTGTTAAAGAgttgtttgattttattactgaTTCAACAATTAATGAGTCCAATTTGGAAGAATGTATGGAAAAATTATCGGAAAAAGTAGCTTCAAGAAACTTTGAAGAGATGACTGCCCAGGAGCAGATTGAAGAAGAAACATTCAAAAATGTGTATATTCCAAAGACGTTAACAGAG GTTATAAACTATGAGCGGGATATAAATAAAGCTAAAAAAGGTGATACAGCAGACTTGATTTACAAGAAAATAGCTGGTTTTAATGAAGACTTAAGTACTGTTGATAAACCAGACATCTTGCAAGAGGACAACATTTCTGAAAGTGGATCAGGAAGCGATTCTGAGAGCAATGAAGATGATGATAATAATG aaacaaAATTCAAGAATTCAGCTAGACCTAGAGATGAGTCACCTAACACTAAGAAAGCCCGTAAGAAGGCTGTCAAAGAGGAGCAAGCAGAAAGgagaaaaactaaaacaaaaaaacatattaagaaGAGGCGAGACAAGggaaatagtaaaaaataa